One Ascaphus truei isolate aAscTru1 chromosome 22, aAscTru1.hap1, whole genome shotgun sequence DNA segment encodes these proteins:
- the H3-3B gene encoding histone H3.3: MARTKQTARKSTGGKAPRKQLATKAARKSAPSTGGVKKPHRYRPGTVALREIRRYQKSTELLIRKLPFQRLVREIAQDFKTDLRFQSAAIGALQEASEAYLVGLFEDTNLCAIHAKRVTIMPKDIQLARRIRGERA, translated from the exons ATGGCGCGTACCAAGCAAACCGCTCGTAAGTCCACAGGAGGGAAGGCTCCTCGCAAGCAGCTCGCCACCAAGGCGGCCAGGAAGAGCGCCCCCTCCACGGGGGGTGTGAAGAAACCTCATCGTTACAG GCCGGGAACCGTGGCTCTCCGCGAGATCCGCCGCTATCAGAAATCAACAGAGCTGCTGATCCGCAAGCTGCCGTTCCAGCGGCTGGTGAGGGAAATCGCGCAGGACTTCAAGACGGACCTGCGATTCCAGAGCGCGGCTATCGGGGCCCTCCAG GAGGCGAGCGAGGCTTACCTGGTTGGTCTGTTTGAAGACACCAACCTGTGTGCCATCCACGCCAAGAGGGTGACCATCATGCCCAAAGACATCCAGCTGGCCCGCAGGATACGGGGGGAGCGGGCTTAG